The genomic segment GCACGAACACGACGGAGATCACCCAGGCCAGGACCGGGCGGTCGATGAAGACACGTGCGAACAATTTCGCTCCCTGGGTTCGGGGGTTGGATCGATCGTTTCGAGCCGTCGGCCCGGACTATTTGGGTGCCGGCCCTCGGCTCCCGCCCGGCATCTCGATCACTTTGGGATCGACTGTGAGTCCCGGGCGCACCTGCTGCAGGCCGGTGACGACCACGCGCTCGCCCGGCGCCAGCCCGTCGGTCACCTCGCGCAGGCCGTCGTGGACCGCCCCGACGGAAACCCGCCGCACGGCCACCTGGTTCGCGTCGTCGACGACGTACACGACCTTCTGGCCCTGGTCGGTGTCGAAGGCCCGGTCGCTCACCAGCAGGGCCTTGTGGGGCCGGCCGATGGGCACCCGCACGCGGCCGAAGACGCCGGGGAGGAGCACCTGTTCGGCGTTGGGGAACACGCCCCGGAGCCGGAGGGTTCCGGTCTTCGGGTTGACCTGATTTTCCACGAAGTGGATGGTGCCCCGGTGCGGGAACCCGTCCTCGTTCGTGACGCCCAGGGACAAGGGGTAGTTGCCCCCGCGGGGGGCGTCCGACTTGCCCGCGCGGACCAGTTGCCGGACCCGCATGGCGGTGCTCTCGTCGGAGTCGAAGTAGGCGTACATCGGGTCGACCGACACCACGGTCGTCAGCAGGCTGCCCCCGTTCTGGTCGCCCGCCTGGATCAAATTCCCCACGGTGACGACGTAGCGGCTGGCGCGGCCGGCGACCGGGGCGGTGACCTTCGTGTAGTCGAGGTCCAGTTGGCGGGCCGCGACCACGGCCTTGCTGGCCTCGATGTTGGCCTTCGTGACGTCCCGGGCAGCGCGCGACTTGTCCAGGTCCGCCCGCGAGCCGACCCCCTTATCGAACGAACTCTTATTCCGCTGGTATTCGGACTCGTCGAACTCCAACTGGGCCTCGTCCTGGCGGACCTTCGCCTTCGCCTGGTTCAACAGGGCCTCATACGGCCGGGGGTCGATCTCGAAGAGCACGTCCCCCGCCTTGACCATGTCCCCCTCCTTGAAGTTGACCTTCTGCAGGTAGCCCCACACATGGGACCGCACCTCGACGGAGTCGACTGCGGCGGTCCGGGCGGTGAAGTCCGCGTAGTCGCTCACTTCGCGCTCGACGGGGCGGCTGACGGAGACCGATACGGGCGGCGCGTCCGCCGGCTTCGACGGCCCCCGGACGCAGCCCACCAGGCCGATACAAATTCCGAGAATGAGACAGCGCATGACCTTTCCCTTCACCCGCCGAGGAAGGCGCTTGAGCAAGGAAGCCAGCACACGAATACCCCGTGCCGGGAAGCCACCCGGTATCGATGACCACCACCGCGCTGCCCCGATAACCCGTCACGTCGGACCGACCGAACCGGCCGGTTGCAGAGAACCGGCGGTTTTCGGACCCGAACTCAGCGGCCATTTCCGCGCCGCGAACTCCGAGACGGCGAGCGCGAGCCCGATCAGAACGGCCCCCACGAAGCCCAGGTTGTGCGCCCCGGCGGTCTCGATCCCCGCCGCTCCGACCACGCCAGCGGTAGCAACGCCGACGTAGGTACTGGCCGTGTTGAGGCCCAGGACGACGGGCGCGATCGACGGGGCCAAGCCGACCAGCCGGTACTGCTGCGGGACCAGGACGCCCCAGCCACACGCGCCCCAGACGGCGATTACGGGGGCGGCGGTTCCGATCCACCCGCCCGCCCAGGGCGTCAGGGCGATGTCCATGGCCAGGATTGCCAGCATCGTCACCAGAACCCAGCGCGAACCGATCGAGTCGATCATGCGGCCGGCGGACAGGTTGGAGAGCGTACCGCAGGTGCCCCAAAGGACGAGCAGGGCTCCGAGCACGACCGCGTTCTCTCCGGTGGCGCGGTCGAAGACCACGGCGAAGTAGGTGTACACGGTGAAGATGCCGCTCATGGCCAGCGCCGTCGTCGCGAGCGTCGCGACGATCCGCTTGTCGGCAAGGGGCGCGAGGCGCCGGCCGAGGGTGATCTGCGGCGGCAGGGGCAGTTCCTTCAACAGGAGCGCCACGCCGATCCCGGCGGCCGCGCCGAGTAACGCGACGAACACCAGCGTCCACCGCCAGTCACCAGCGGCCCCGATGACCGTCCCGATCGGCGCGCCCAAGGCCGTTGCGGAGGTGAGTCCGGCGGCGACGACCGAAAGGGCGAGCCCCCGCCGTTCGGGGGAACCAGGAGCGTGGCGACCCCGGTGGCGGTGGGCGCGAACATCGCGGCCCCGAGCCCGGCGAGCGCCCGCGTCGCCAGCGCGATTCCGAACGTCGGGGCCGCGGCCGTGCCGACATTGGCGACCACGAAAACCGTGAGCGCCGCGAGCAACAGGCGCTTCCGGGGCACGCCCGCGGCGAGGGCCGCGACCGTCGGCGACAGCAGCGCGTAAGAGATCGCGTACACCGTCGTCATCTGGCCCGCGGCGCCGACGCTGATGTCGAACCCGCGCGCGACCTGGGGCAGGATGCCGGCCACAACGAAGCTGTCGGTCCCCAGAGCGAACATGCCGAGGGCAAGTACGAGCAGGCGGTGGTCCATTACCAGTCCCTCAGTACCTCTTGCGCGATCCGTGTCAACGGCACTTGCCCCGGACAGGTGCTCCCAGTACGTAACGGACCCTCCGCGCCCGGCGGCTCGCGCCGGTCGTTCGCCTCCGCGCCGGATCCAGATGCGCCCGGTGATTTGTCGCGTCCGAGTTGCCCTTCCGCTAACCCCAGCCACCGACTTTCGTCGCGCAGCTATATAGTTCTATACTCGCAGTAACGGTTGAAAAATGACATAAACACAGCAAATTCTGCCATGTTGCGATTGGCACCGGGGGATGCTGGAGGGGGACTCAGTTGTGGCGAAGCGTAGCGTGGTGTTGGTGTGTTTCGAAGGGGTACAGGGGCTCGATCTGGTCGGCCCGTGGGAGGTGTTCGTCGAGGCCGGGGCCGACCAGTACGCTCTGCGGGTGGCGACCGTGGGCGGTGGTCCGTTTCTGTCCAGTTCGGGGCTCCGGCTGAGCGCCGACGATCTGTCACGGGTGCGGGAACCGATCGACACGCTACTGGTAGCCGGCGGGCAGGGGATCGACACCGCGGTCGCCAACCCGGCCTTCGTCGGGCCGATCAAGCGCCTTGCCGCGACTGCCCGGCGGGTCGGGTCGATCTGCACCGGGGCGTTCGCCTTGGCCGCGGCCGGGTTGCTGAACGGACGGCGCGCCACCACCCACTGGGGATGGTGCGAGCGACTGGCCCGGGAGTACCCGCTCGTAGCTGTCGACCCGGACCCGATCTTCGTCAAGGACGGGAACGTGTACACTTCGGCCGGGGTGACGGCTGGGATGGACTTGGCTCTGGCGCTGGTCGAAGAGGATCTCGGCCGGAAAGCGGCGATGTGGGCGGCCCGCAGGTTGGTGCTGTTCGTTCGCCGACCGGGGGGCCAGGCGCAGTTCTCGGCGGCGCTCGAACTCCAGGCGGCCGATCGGGAGCCGCTCCGCGACCTGCAAGCGTGGATCGTCGCTAACCCGGCGGCTGATCTGTCGGTCGATAACCTCGCTGCGCGGGTCCACATGAGTCCGCGGAACTTCGCCCGGGCGTTCGCGCGGCAGGTTGGCACCACCCCGGCCCGGTACGTCGAGCGGGTGCGGGTAGAGGCTGCGCGGCGGCGGCTTGAGGAGTCCCCTGACACTCTGGAACTCGTGGCGGCGCAGTGCGGTTTTGGGAGCGGCAACTCGATGCGGCGCTCGTTCCTGCGGATCGTGAAGGTGCCTCCGGCCGACTACCGCGCCCGGTTCCGGTCAGCGGGTTCATAAATCCTTTTGGCGAGGTGGAATGCTGCGACTCAAGAGCAGCGCGGCCGGGACGTCGTGATAGCCGGAGGGTCTAAACTGTCAGGTCAGCACCTGCGCTGTTCATTCTTCCGCTACTTCGCGAGACGCCAAACAATCGATGCAGACCGGGTCGCAATAGGGTCGCAAATGGACGCCCGGTGGGGCCAAAACCTGCCGACCGGTGACTACGGATGCCTAATCGCCAAGCTCGCGGAAACGCTGAGAACTCAAGGCGATAGACCGCTTTCGTCGGGTTTGCCTGGGGATGCTCAAAATCGCGCCCTGCAGATTTTGGTTCTCTTTGTCCTGGTTCGAATCCAGGCCGGGTAACTTTAAATTGTTGCAGCCAATTGACTTATACGAATCTAATTCCAGTCGACCTCAAGAGATTAACCTCTCTTTGTTCTGTGTCGATTCTGGACTGGGTAGCTCAAGAAAACACAGAGAACAAGGTGATTCGGCGAGTCGAACGAGTAAGCATACGAAGGCGAACCGATGAAAGTACACCTAAAATAAACCTACCTCGGCAATGCCTCTCGGATCGCCAGTACACGGCTCTCGTGATCAGCAACGAGTCTGACACTTCCGGCGAACGAAGCGTTTCAGCCGATGCCTTCTTTGAGTCGCGCTCGCCCCGTCGAACCACAAAACCGATGTACCCTACTGACCAGGCCATTCACGGTGAGCGGTTCCAATCATAAGCCATCCCCACCCTTTTGTTTAGGCCGATTCAGCGGCAGAGGACGCCGTGATTCAGAGTCCGATATTCGATCAGTTTGTGAACCACAGCCCGCTCAGCGTGATGTCGCGTGCGACGATCGAGCGGGTGTTCTCGACGTCGTCCCTCGACGCGTTGTTTGACCGCGTCGCCGATGCGGGTTACACCCGCGAGCTCTTATTCTCGACCGTCGTGGATCTGATGAGCCGGGTTGTGTTCCGGAAGGCTCCGCATGTCCAATCGGCCTACCAGCAGCGGGCCGAGCAGATCCCGGTCACGCTCAAGAGCGTCTATGAGAAGCTCCAGAACATCGAACCGGTCGTCTCCGCCGAGTTGGTGCGCCACGTCACCGGACGGTGTTACGACGTGATTGCCGAGATGGGCGGGACCCGCACGCCTCTGCTGGCCGGTCGGCGGGTCCGCATCCTCGACGGCAACCACTTGGCGGCCACACAGAAAAGGCTCCAGGTTACCCGCGGGCACACGGCCGGGCCACTCCCGGGGCAGGCTCTGGCCATCCTCGATCCGCAGGCGATGGTCATCGCCGATCTGATCCCCTGTGAGGACGCCCACACCCAAGAACGCGCCCTGCTCGGCCAAGTTCTCGCCAAGGTGGATATTGGCGAAGTGTGGGTCGGCGACCGGAACTTCTGCACGCTCGAGTTCCTCTGCGAACTCGAGCAGAAGGAGGCGTTCTTCGTCATCCGCCGGCACGGGAACACGACCATCGAGGCGGAGCCGGGGGTTGATTGGGGGGCGGAGGTCGAGACCGAAACGGGGTGGGTCCGCGAGCGTCGGGTGTGGTTGTGTGTGGGTGGGCGGCGGGTGTTGGAGGTGCGTTGCGTCCGCGTGCGGTTGAGGCGGCCGACCGAGGACGGGGATGTCGCGATCGAGGTGCTCACGAACCTACCGGTCGAGGAGGCCGACGCGGCGGCGATTGCGAACCTCTACAGGAACCGGTGGACGATCGAAGGCGCGTTCCACGAATTGACGATGTCACTGCGTTGTGAGGTGGAGACGCTGGGGTATCCGAAGGCGGCGCTGTTCGGAGTTGCGGTGGCGGTTTCGGCGTACAACGTGCTGTCGGTGCTGAAGGCGGCGTTGCGTGTGGCGCACGGCGAGGAGACGGTCGCAAACGAGGTGTCGAGTTACTACCTGGTGCTGGAGTTGTCGGCGGTCTACGCGGGCATGATGATCGCGCGGCCCGCCCCGCTGTGGTCGGGCTTCGGATCGATGCCCGTCGCGGAGTTCGCCGGCCACTTGGGTCGCTGGGCCACCCAGGTCAACATGGAGCGGATCAGGAAGTCGCCTCGCAAGCCGACCAAGAATCCGACCCCACGCATTCAAGATCCGGGACCACACGTTGCAACGGCTCGCCTACTGAACGACGCCAAGAAGAATAAAAAATCTGCGAAGAAATAGATCGCACAGCGATACCCACCGTGAATGGCCTGACCTTAGGTTCATAACAGGCTCTAGTTGAACCCGGCGGACTTCACGCGGGCCTACAGGCCGGCGGGGAGTCGGTTAAAACCACAGGACGCCAAGCGACGACAAAGACCCTCCACGAGCAGCGGAGAGGGGAATGACTCCCCCCTCACTTACTACAGTGCCTCTTTTTCTCGGTTTTGTTTTCTGTCTGTACTCTCTGTGACTCTGTGGTTAATTCTGCGGCCTTTGTCTCATGGCGCCGGCTGCGTGTCGCTCGCTTGCCGAATGCCGTTCGGGTCGTTGGGCTGATCGAGTTCGGCCAGGAACCCCTGGGCCGGGACGAAGTTCGGGTCGGCCTTCAGCGCGAGTTGCAACTGCACGCGGCTCGCGTCGGCGTGCCCCATGTGGTCGAGGAGCCCGGCCAGGTTGTGCCGGGCCTGGGCCTCGGGCATGATCTGGCACAGCGCCGCGAATGCGTCGTCCCACCGGCCGGCGAACGCCTCACAGAACCCGAGTGTTTTCTTCACCGCCCGGTTCTCCGGGTCGATCTTCAGCGCGAACTCGCACCACGCCACCGCACCCGGCCAGTCCTTCCACCGGGCGTGCGCTAGGGCCACCTCGTGGGCCACGCCCGCGTCGCTCGGGTACAGGGTCAGGTACTTCTTGTACACCTCCAGTGCCCGGTCCCGGTCCCCGAGCCGCGCGTAGTACCGGGCCATCCCGGTCAGCGCCGCCTTGCTCTTGGGGTCCTGGGCCAGCGCCTTCTGGTACCCGGTCCGCGCCAGGTCCAGAAGCGCCTCCTTGTTCCCGGGCGTCTTCTCGTCCAGGGCCGCCTCCAGCCGCACGTCCGCCACCGCCACCAGCGATTCCGCCGACGCCGGGCGCTTACTGTTGTCCGCCAGCTCCACCGGGGTGGTCGGGCCGCGCGACCCGCCCCAGAGCGACCGGGAGCTGCCGCTGCCGTTCACCGGCATGTTGACCATCTGGACCCCGCCCGGGTCCGGCATCGGCCCGAACGGGGTCTGCTGGGTCGCGTTCCGGTTGCACCCGAGGGCCGCGGCCATCAGGCCGCCGAGGGCGCACCACCGGCGAAACGTTCGGCCGTCCATGACCTACCTCGGTATAAGTGTTTGGTTTTTCGTGTCCCGCGTATCTGGCGTCCGCTCCCGGTGGCCGCCTCGCCCCGGCGGCCGCCGCACCACCCCCCGCCGGACACGAAGCACAAACTCAAGTGAACTCGGCGATGAAACTGGCCGAGGCTTCGACCATCAGGTCGCGCGTTAAATGCACGGGCTGCCGTCTGTATCGGCAGATGGACTGGACCGTTTCCAGCAAATCGCGGCAGTCGGACGCCCGCGGCGTGCGGCCCTTGGTGTAGTAGCGCTCGTACAGGTAGTCCACCGCGGTCACGTCGTAGTTCATCCCGAGCCGCTTGCAGTTGGACGCGAAGATCCGCTCGTACACGTCCCGCTGCGGGGCGTTGATGCCCACCTTGTGCCGGATGCGGCGCAGGAACGCGTCGTCCACCAGCGCCTTCGGGTCCATGTTGGTGCTGAAGATGATGAGCTGTTCGAACGGCACCTGGAACTTCTTCCCGCTCGCCACGGTGAGGAAGTCGTGCCGGTCCTCCAGCGGCAGGATCCACCGGTTCAGCAGGTCCTTCGGGCTGACCAGTTGGCGCCCGAAGTCGTCGATCAGGAACACGCCGCCGTTGGCCTTGAAGTGGATCGGCGCCTGGTAGAACTTGGACTCGGCGTTGTACCGCAGGTCGAGCATCTGGAGGTTCAGCTCGCCGCCGGTCACGATCACCGGGCGGCGGATCCGCACCCAGCGCCGGTCCACCGCGCCGGTCGAGAGCAGCTTGCGGACGGTCGCATCGGCGTCGTCCACCAGTTCGTCGGCCGTGTCGTCGATGACGTGCAGCGACGGGTCGAAGACGGTGATGATGTTGTTATCGGCGACGAACGCGTACGGGATGTAGATGGACCCGCCGGCGGTGTTCATGAAGTCGCCGATGGCCCGCGCCATGGCGGTCTTGCCGTTGCCCGGCGGGCCGTAGATGAACACCGACCGGCCGCTGATGATTGCCGGGCCGATGTTGTTGAACATCTCCTCCTTGAGGACCAGGTGCCCGAACGGGGCCTTGAGCGATTCCGGGTAGCACTGGAGCCCGGTCACCGTCTGCCGGTAGCACTGCTCGACGTAGTCCTCCAGGGGCACCGGGGCCGGGCCGACGTACGCGCACTGCTCCATCGCCGCCCGCGCCCGGTCGCGGCCCAGGTCGGTCAGGCTGAACCGGTAGCTCACGTCGCCGACGAGGTCGCCGCCGTCCACCTGGATCAGCTTCTCGTCCTTGAGGAACCGCACCGATTCGCGGATCACCTTGAACGGCAGGCACAGGTACTGGCTCAGGTCGCGCCCGATCGTCACCCCGCGCGTGTACACCGTGCGGAGGATCATGTCGCAGACGAACC from the Frigoriglobus tundricola genome contains:
- a CDS encoding efflux RND transporter periplasmic adaptor subunit, giving the protein MRCLILGICIGLVGCVRGPSKPADAPPVSVSVSRPVEREVSDYADFTARTAAVDSVEVRSHVWGYLQKVNFKEGDMVKAGDVLFEIDPRPYEALLNQAKAKVRQDEAQLEFDESEYQRNKSSFDKGVGSRADLDKSRAARDVTKANIEASKAVVAARQLDLDYTKVTAPVAGRASRYVVTVGNLIQAGDQNGGSLLTTVVSVDPMYAYFDSDESTAMRVRQLVRAGKSDAPRGGNYPLSLGVTNEDGFPHRGTIHFVENQVNPKTGTLRLRGVFPNAEQVLLPGVFGRVRVPIGRPHKALLVSDRAFDTDQGQKVVYVVDDANQVAVRRVSVGAVHDGLREVTDGLAPGERVVVTGLQQVRPGLTVDPKVIEMPGGSRGPAPK
- a CDS encoding GlxA family transcriptional regulator, which translates into the protein MAKRSVVLVCFEGVQGLDLVGPWEVFVEAGADQYALRVATVGGGPFLSSSGLRLSADDLSRVREPIDTLLVAGGQGIDTAVANPAFVGPIKRLAATARRVGSICTGAFALAAAGLLNGRRATTHWGWCERLAREYPLVAVDPDPIFVKDGNVYTSAGVTAGMDLALALVEEDLGRKAAMWAARRLVLFVRRPGGQAQFSAALELQAADREPLRDLQAWIVANPAADLSVDNLAARVHMSPRNFARAFARQVGTTPARYVERVRVEAARRRLEESPDTLELVAAQCGFGSGNSMRRSFLRIVKVPPADYRARFRSAGS
- a CDS encoding transposase; the encoded protein is MIQSPIFDQFVNHSPLSVMSRATIERVFSTSSLDALFDRVADAGYTRELLFSTVVDLMSRVVFRKAPHVQSAYQQRAEQIPVTLKSVYEKLQNIEPVVSAELVRHVTGRCYDVIAEMGGTRTPLLAGRRVRILDGNHLAATQKRLQVTRGHTAGPLPGQALAILDPQAMVIADLIPCEDAHTQERALLGQVLAKVDIGEVWVGDRNFCTLEFLCELEQKEAFFVIRRHGNTTIEAEPGVDWGAEVETETGWVRERRVWLCVGGRRVLEVRCVRVRLRRPTEDGDVAIEVLTNLPVEEADAAAIANLYRNRWTIEGAFHELTMSLRCEVETLGYPKAALFGVAVAVSAYNVLSVLKAALRVAHGEETVANEVSSYYLVLELSAVYAGMMIARPAPLWSGFGSMPVAEFAGHLGRWATQVNMERIRKSPRKPTKNPTPRIQDPGPHVATARLLNDAKKNKKSAKK
- a CDS encoding tetratricopeptide repeat protein, with the protein product MDGRTFRRWCALGGLMAAALGCNRNATQQTPFGPMPDPGGVQMVNMPVNGSGSSRSLWGGSRGPTTPVELADNSKRPASAESLVAVADVRLEAALDEKTPGNKEALLDLARTGYQKALAQDPKSKAALTGMARYYARLGDRDRALEVYKKYLTLYPSDAGVAHEVALAHARWKDWPGAVAWCEFALKIDPENRAVKKTLGFCEAFAGRWDDAFAALCQIMPEAQARHNLAGLLDHMGHADASRVQLQLALKADPNFVPAQGFLAELDQPNDPNGIRQASDTQPAP
- a CDS encoding ATPase; the encoded protein is MGLSRHSAVAEWEGNPVPEAPVSPESLKESGLTTGFVCDMILRTVYTRGVTIGRDLSQYLCLPFKVIRESVRFLKDEKLIQVDGGDLVGDVSYRFSLTDLGRDRARAAMEQCAYVGPAPVPLEDYVEQCYRQTVTGLQCYPESLKAPFGHLVLKEEMFNNIGPAIISGRSVFIYGPPGNGKTAMARAIGDFMNTAGGSIYIPYAFVADNNIITVFDPSLHVIDDTADELVDDADATVRKLLSTGAVDRRWVRIRRPVIVTGGELNLQMLDLRYNAESKFYQAPIHFKANGGVFLIDDFGRQLVSPKDLLNRWILPLEDRHDFLTVASGKKFQVPFEQLIIFSTNMDPKALVDDAFLRRIRHKVGINAPQRDVYERIFASNCKRLGMNYDVTAVDYLYERYYTKGRTPRASDCRDLLETVQSICRYRRQPVHLTRDLMVEASASFIAEFT